A DNA window from Massilia putida contains the following coding sequences:
- the pdxR gene encoding MocR-like pyridoxine biosynthesis transcription factor PdxR encodes MTPLSIGLDRVKKIPLATQIYAAIRAAIESGQIPAQAKLPSWRDLAAQLGVSRGTVRLAYERLIDEQLATSFGAAGTRVADRPAAAGTKERAAETAPMPDLFHAFGAAPLAFQMGVPAQDAFPYKLWSRMLARAARHTAAAPVGYPDPRGDPDLRREVAAYLGIARGIRCSPSQVLITAGFAGALGLVLRALGLEGQRAWFEDPGFPLTRTALALGGMAVTAVPVDAEGLDVAAGVRRAPDARLAVVTPGQQAPLGMTMTLARRRALLDWAQAGGAWIVEDDYLSELQLEGRAAPALASLDHGGRVLHIGTFSKTISPALRLGFLVVPVALARRFGDVAACLAPAPGAPIQRAVAGFLQEGHYLRHLRRMKRLYAARRAALLRCLHDEARDAITVQATAGMAVVARLRDGVSDVDVAARALQAGMAPVPLSPWYAHEPRTSGLLLGVTNAGEHRLAADCRRLADLVRGA; translated from the coding sequence ATGACCCCGCTCTCCATCGGCCTCGACCGCGTCAAGAAAATCCCCCTCGCCACGCAGATCTACGCGGCCATCCGTGCCGCGATCGAGTCGGGGCAGATTCCGGCGCAGGCCAAGCTCCCGTCCTGGCGCGACCTGGCGGCCCAGCTGGGGGTCTCGCGCGGCACAGTGCGGCTGGCCTATGAACGCCTGATCGACGAGCAGCTCGCGACGAGCTTCGGCGCCGCCGGCACGCGCGTCGCCGACCGTCCGGCCGCAGCCGGCACCAAAGAGCGCGCCGCCGAGACGGCGCCGATGCCGGACCTGTTCCACGCCTTCGGCGCGGCGCCGCTGGCGTTCCAGATGGGCGTCCCGGCCCAGGACGCGTTCCCGTATAAACTGTGGTCGCGCATGCTGGCGCGCGCGGCCCGGCACACGGCGGCGGCGCCCGTCGGCTACCCCGATCCGCGCGGCGACCCCGACCTGCGGCGCGAAGTCGCGGCGTATCTGGGCATCGCGCGCGGCATCCGCTGCAGTCCCTCGCAGGTGTTGATCACGGCCGGCTTCGCGGGCGCGCTGGGGCTCGTGCTGCGCGCGCTCGGGCTCGAAGGCCAACGCGCCTGGTTCGAGGACCCCGGCTTCCCGCTGACCCGCACCGCCCTGGCGCTGGGCGGGATGGCGGTGACGGCCGTCCCCGTCGACGCGGAAGGACTCGACGTCGCCGCCGGCGTGCGGCGCGCGCCGGACGCCCGGCTGGCCGTCGTGACGCCCGGCCAGCAGGCGCCGCTCGGCATGACGATGACGCTCGCGCGCCGGCGCGCCCTGCTCGACTGGGCGCAGGCCGGCGGCGCGTGGATCGTCGAGGACGACTACCTGAGCGAGCTGCAGCTGGAAGGCCGCGCGGCCCCGGCGCTCGCCTCGCTCGACCACGGCGGCCGCGTGCTGCACATCGGTACGTTCAGCAAGACCATCAGCCCCGCGCTGCGCCTGGGCTTCCTCGTCGTGCCCGTGGCGCTGGCGCGCCGGTTCGGCGACGTCGCCGCCTGCCTCGCGCCGGCGCCCGGCGCGCCCATCCAGCGCGCCGTCGCGGGCTTTCTCCAGGAAGGCCACTACCTGCGCCACCTGCGCCGGATGAAACGTCTGTATGCGGCCCGGCGCGCGGCGCTGCTGCGCTGCCTGCACGACGAGGCGCGCGACGCGATCACCGTGCAGGCGACGGCCGGCATGGCGGTCGTCGCCCGGCTGCGCGACGGCGTATCCGATGTCGACGTCGCCGCGCGCGCCCTGCAGGCCGGGATGGCGCCGGTGCCGCTGTCGCCGTGGTACGCGCACGAGCCCCGGACGAGCGGTCTGCTGCTGGGCGTGACGAATGCCGGTGAACACCGTCTCGCGGCCGATTGCCGCCGCCTGGCGGACCTCGTGCGCGGTGCGTGA
- a CDS encoding carboxymuconolactone decarboxylase family protein codes for MTQRMDYNAATPAGMKALGGVYGHVLQSGLPKVLVDLVYLRVSQINGCAYCIDMHSRDLLKEGVTVDKLVLVPAWREAGGLFSATERAALAWAETVTRVADTGVPDAAYAAAAGVFGEQQLADLTIAIGLMNAYNRMAISFRAVPAAAAR; via the coding sequence ATGACGCAACGCATGGATTACAACGCGGCCACCCCGGCCGGCATGAAGGCACTCGGCGGCGTGTACGGCCACGTGCTGCAAAGCGGCTTGCCCAAGGTCCTCGTCGACCTCGTCTACCTGCGGGTATCGCAGATCAACGGCTGCGCCTATTGCATCGACATGCATTCGCGCGACCTGTTGAAGGAAGGCGTCACCGTCGACAAACTCGTGCTGGTGCCCGCGTGGCGCGAAGCGGGCGGCCTGTTCAGCGCCACGGAGCGCGCGGCGCTGGCCTGGGCCGAGACGGTGACCCGCGTGGCCGACACGGGCGTGCCGGACGCGGCGTATGCCGCCGCCGCAGGCGTGTTCGGCGAGCAGCAGCTGGCCGACCTTACCATCGCGATCGGCCTGATGAACGCGTACAACCGCATGGCCATCAGCTTTCGCGCGGTCCCGGCCGCGGCGGCCCGTTGA
- a CDS encoding cupin domain-containing protein: MKRMMSCACLVLLAAVSFPAGARGSQETVKPLFHRALPNVPGKALVAVEVTFPPGASAPPHTHPRSAFIYAQVLSGAIVSAVDDAPPRAYRTGEGWYEDPGARHRVTRNASKDKPARLLAVFVLDEGEQPLVLPQAR; encoded by the coding sequence ATGAAACGGATGATGTCTTGCGCGTGCCTCGTGCTGCTGGCCGCGGTATCGTTCCCGGCCGGTGCGCGCGGGTCGCAGGAAACCGTGAAGCCGCTGTTCCACCGCGCGCTGCCGAACGTCCCCGGCAAGGCGCTGGTCGCGGTGGAGGTGACGTTCCCGCCGGGGGCTTCCGCGCCGCCGCACACGCATCCGCGCTCGGCGTTCATTTACGCGCAGGTGCTGTCCGGCGCCATCGTCAGCGCCGTCGACGACGCGCCGCCCCGCGCCTACCGGACGGGCGAGGGCTGGTACGAGGACCCGGGCGCCCGGCACCGGGTGACGCGCAATGCCAGCAAGGACAAGCCGGCCAGGCTCCTTGCCGTGTTCGTGCTGGACGAGGGCGAGCAGCCGTTGGTGCTGCCGCAGGCGCGATGA
- a CDS encoding HD domain-containing protein yields the protein MNTPDIGGIRLPDSRIAREITQLVRDTESDMLFHHSARVYWWGALAGRRQGLPFDPELLYAAAMFHDIGITPHYHGSRLRFEVDGANAARDFLRGHGIAARDVEKVWLAVALHTTPGIPEHMHPKASLVQAGAGMDMAGRGYAAFTAAERDAVLAAHPRGDDFASGVIDTFYEGLRRRPETTFGTFNDDFLTFRDPHFERGNMCTILLNSPWVR from the coding sequence ATGAACACGCCCGACATCGGCGGCATCCGGCTGCCGGACAGCCGCATCGCCCGCGAGATCACGCAGCTGGTCCGCGATACGGAAAGCGACATGCTGTTCCACCATTCCGCCCGCGTGTACTGGTGGGGCGCGTTGGCGGGCAGGCGGCAGGGACTCCCGTTCGACCCCGAGCTGCTGTACGCGGCCGCCATGTTCCACGACATCGGCATCACGCCGCACTACCACGGCAGCCGGCTGCGCTTCGAGGTCGACGGCGCGAACGCCGCGCGCGATTTCCTGCGCGGCCACGGGATCGCGGCGCGCGACGTCGAGAAGGTCTGGCTGGCCGTCGCCCTGCACACGACGCCTGGCATTCCCGAGCATATGCACCCGAAGGCGAGCCTCGTCCAGGCGGGGGCGGGAATGGACATGGCGGGCCGCGGCTACGCCGCGTTCACGGCGGCGGAACGCGACGCGGTGCTGGCGGCGCACCCGCGCGGCGACGATTTCGCGAGCGGCGTCATCGATACGTTCTACGAGGGACTCAGGCGGCGGCCGGAGACGACGTTCGGGACCTTCAACGACGATTTCCTCACGTTCAGGGATCCGCATTTCGAGCGGGGGAATATGTGCACCATTCTGCTGAATTCTCCATGGGTGCGCTGA
- a CDS encoding MFS transporter, with translation MNHQDLDVQAFINRHPFSPYQWLVFATCFVIVLLDGFDTAAIGFIAPSLLKEWGVGKPALAPVLSAALFGLAAGALVAGPLADRLGRRVVLLASVLVFGTACGASAFATGLEGLTVLRFVTGIGLGAAMPNAVTLISEFCPDARRAVITNAMFCGFPLGAACGGFLAAWMIPQWGWRSVLALGGIAPAALLLVMAFTLPESVRHMVARGAPADRIRAVLRRIHASSAEATRYVMAEHAGQPSGGGFGVLFARAYVVGTVMLWLAYFMGLVIFYALINWMPILFKEAGLPARTATLIAALFPLGGVGAILFGWLMDRYDANRVIASGFALTSLAVFTIGQVAGDVGLLTVTVFVAGALMNTAQSSLPALAAAYYPTQGRATGVAWMLGIGRFGGIAGSFLVAELARRQLPFGQVFMVVAAAALVSMAALLVKLASDRNKPKSGDPALRTRVGAH, from the coding sequence ATGAACCATCAGGACCTCGACGTCCAGGCCTTCATCAACCGCCATCCCTTTTCGCCCTACCAGTGGCTCGTGTTCGCCACGTGCTTCGTCATCGTCCTGCTGGACGGCTTCGACACGGCCGCCATCGGCTTCATCGCCCCATCGCTGCTGAAAGAGTGGGGCGTGGGCAAGCCCGCGCTGGCGCCGGTGCTGTCCGCGGCGCTGTTTGGCCTCGCGGCGGGCGCGCTCGTCGCCGGGCCGCTGGCCGACCGTCTCGGGCGCCGCGTCGTGCTGCTGGCTTCCGTCCTCGTGTTCGGCACGGCGTGCGGCGCCTCCGCCTTCGCCACGGGCCTCGAAGGATTGACCGTGCTGCGCTTCGTCACCGGCATCGGCCTGGGCGCGGCGATGCCCAATGCCGTCACCCTGATCAGCGAATTCTGCCCGGACGCCCGCCGCGCCGTCATCACGAACGCGATGTTCTGCGGCTTCCCGCTGGGCGCGGCGTGCGGCGGCTTCCTCGCCGCGTGGATGATCCCGCAGTGGGGCTGGCGCAGCGTGCTGGCACTGGGCGGCATCGCGCCGGCCGCGCTGCTGCTCGTGATGGCGTTCACCTTGCCGGAATCGGTGCGCCACATGGTGGCCCGCGGCGCTCCCGCCGACCGGATCCGCGCGGTCCTGCGCCGCATCCACGCCTCGAGCGCCGAGGCCACGCGCTACGTGATGGCGGAGCACGCTGGTCAACCGTCCGGCGGCGGCTTCGGCGTGCTGTTCGCGCGCGCCTACGTCGTGGGCACCGTCATGCTGTGGCTCGCCTACTTCATGGGCCTCGTGATCTTCTACGCGCTGATCAACTGGATGCCGATCCTGTTCAAGGAAGCGGGCCTGCCCGCACGGACGGCCACCCTGATCGCCGCGCTGTTCCCGCTGGGCGGCGTGGGCGCGATCCTGTTCGGCTGGCTGATGGACCGCTACGACGCCAACCGCGTCATCGCCAGCGGCTTCGCGCTCACGTCGCTGGCCGTGTTCACGATCGGCCAGGTGGCCGGCGACGTCGGGCTGCTGACCGTGACGGTGTTCGTCGCCGGCGCGTTGATGAACACCGCGCAGTCGTCGCTGCCGGCGCTGGCGGCCGCGTACTATCCGACGCAGGGCCGCGCCACCGGCGTCGCGTGGATGCTGGGGATCGGGCGCTTCGGCGGCATTGCCGGGTCGTTCCTCGTGGCGGAGCTGGCGCGGCGCCAGCTGCCGTTCGGCCAGGTGTTCATGGTCGTGGCAGCGGCGGCGCTCGTATCGATGGCGGCCCTGCTCGTCAAGCTGGCATCCGATCGCAACAAACCGAAGAGCGGCGATCCCGCGCTGCGCACCCGGGTGGGCGCCCACTGA
- a CDS encoding LacI family DNA-binding transcriptional regulator, protein MQKTSTLTEVAQEAGVSLITASRALRGVGRVAKETRERVLAAAAKLDYTPDMIAQKMRGGNSGLIGVFVNGFRSLVMHELLSALNDEARRLGFDLIVFNADHFDDARRAGTAEMLRKLCDGLLLLLPDSNDGLLDRLERAHAPCVLVSFAGRQIDLPVVLGSNRLAARAAVEHLLGLGHRRIAFIAGTSFTGQSEERQRGYEDALRAAGIAIEPAYQRQGDFNDASGFVETQALLALPHPPTAIFAANDAMAFGALDALSTAGLKVPDDVSVVGFDDVIRAAFVHPKLTTVRQPLNEIAIRAVAELVNAMRTGRADGFRIELPARLVIRDSTGPAHKG, encoded by the coding sequence ATGCAGAAAACCAGTACGTTGACGGAAGTGGCGCAGGAGGCGGGCGTGTCGCTGATCACGGCGTCGCGCGCGCTGCGCGGCGTCGGCCGCGTGGCGAAGGAGACGCGCGAGCGCGTGCTCGCGGCGGCCGCAAAGCTGGACTATACGCCGGACATGATCGCGCAGAAGATGCGGGGCGGTAACTCTGGCCTGATCGGCGTCTTCGTGAACGGCTTCCGCTCGCTCGTGATGCACGAACTGCTCAGCGCCCTCAACGACGAGGCGCGCCGGCTCGGCTTCGACCTCATCGTCTTCAACGCCGACCACTTCGACGACGCGCGCCGCGCCGGCACCGCGGAGATGCTGCGCAAGCTGTGCGACGGCCTGCTCCTGCTGCTGCCCGATTCGAACGACGGCCTGCTGGACCGGCTGGAACGCGCCCACGCCCCGTGCGTCCTCGTGAGCTTCGCGGGCCGCCAGATCGACCTGCCGGTCGTCCTCGGCTCCAACCGCCTGGCGGCGCGGGCCGCCGTCGAGCACCTGCTCGGGCTGGGCCACCGCCGCATCGCCTTCATCGCGGGCACGTCGTTCACGGGCCAGAGCGAGGAGCGCCAGCGCGGCTACGAGGATGCGCTGCGCGCGGCCGGCATCGCGATCGAGCCGGCCTACCAGCGCCAGGGCGACTTCAACGACGCGAGCGGCTTCGTCGAGACGCAGGCGCTGCTCGCGCTGCCGCATCCGCCCACCGCCATCTTCGCCGCCAACGACGCGATGGCGTTCGGCGCGCTGGACGCGCTCTCCACCGCCGGCCTGAAGGTTCCGGACGACGTCTCCGTCGTCGGCTTCGACGACGTGATCCGCGCCGCCTTCGTCCATCCCAAGCTGACTACCGTGCGCCAGCCGCTCAACGAGATCGCGATCCGGGCCGTGGCGGAACTGGTCAATGCCATGCGCACCGGACGGGCCGACGGGTTCCGCATCGAATTGCCGGCCCGCCTCGTCATCCGCGACTCCACCGGGCCCGCGCACAAGGGCTGA
- a CDS encoding heparinase II/III domain-containing protein produces MNRRDALTCGLGALALAVVPRPGAAGLGTAPAGQGGVAQAPRVPKRYLRTVVDEALLRRHLAPADAWHPYPQAGDRAAWSQVPADVAEALIARADAWLGTEWPQLPASLFLEFAENGKRTHYEQRYFERRSRLAGLVLAECVQGRGRYLHAIADGVWHVCEETFWGLPAHSGMQKSGVGLPDAAEPVIDLFAAETGVTLAYVHYLLGAQLATLSPRLSARIAAEVKRRILDPGWQRDDFKWMGLTVANNQRKEPLNNWTSWIASSWLEANLLLEPDPERRIAATLKICGCLDRFLEDYSDDGACEEGPGYWTVSAGPYLDSLMALEGALGGGAALADDPFVRRMGHYVLDVHVAGDWFVNYGDAHAKVRHSPPLLHRFGRATGDGELAAFGAFRAPARGIVLSDQGRLARDVADVLEVARMRATKGRDALQRAAWYPALGLMTTRTQAGSAQGFFLAVQTASNARSHGHHDSGSFIVFHDGLPVFVDPGVEAYTAQTFGRDRYTIWTMQSGFHNLPLVGGGMQRGRDARDRAGRVRVDDDGKETGMTMDLATAYGPEAGIEAWERRVALDRGAGAVTLRETFRLSRAAPVTLVFMTPRRPDAALAGIVALPVAGGRTVRLQFDARALGASVEPLPLADAGLKHEWGATLYRVKLASTQPLSAGDLAVTIAI; encoded by the coding sequence ATGAATCGAAGGGATGCGCTGACCTGCGGCCTGGGTGCGCTGGCGCTGGCGGTCGTGCCGCGCCCGGGCGCGGCCGGCCTCGGCACGGCGCCGGCCGGGCAGGGCGGCGTGGCGCAGGCGCCGCGCGTGCCCAAGCGCTACCTGCGCACTGTGGTCGACGAGGCGCTGCTGCGGCGGCACCTGGCGCCGGCGGACGCCTGGCATCCCTATCCGCAGGCGGGCGACCGCGCCGCCTGGTCGCAGGTGCCGGCCGATGTGGCCGAGGCGCTCATCGCCCGCGCCGATGCGTGGCTGGGCACCGAGTGGCCGCAGCTGCCTGCCAGCCTGTTCCTCGAATTCGCGGAAAACGGCAAGCGCACGCACTACGAACAACGCTATTTCGAGCGCCGCAGCCGGCTCGCCGGCCTCGTGCTGGCGGAATGCGTGCAGGGCCGGGGCCGCTATCTGCACGCGATCGCGGACGGCGTCTGGCACGTGTGCGAGGAAACCTTCTGGGGCCTGCCGGCGCACAGCGGCATGCAGAAAAGCGGCGTCGGCCTGCCCGATGCGGCCGAACCCGTGATCGACCTGTTCGCGGCGGAGACGGGCGTGACGCTCGCGTACGTCCACTACCTCCTGGGCGCGCAGCTTGCTACGCTGTCGCCGCGGCTTTCGGCGCGCATCGCGGCGGAAGTCAAACGGCGCATCCTCGATCCGGGCTGGCAGCGCGACGATTTCAAGTGGATGGGCCTGACGGTCGCGAACAATCAGCGCAAGGAGCCGCTGAACAACTGGACGTCGTGGATCGCGTCGAGCTGGCTGGAGGCGAACCTGCTGCTGGAGCCGGACCCGGAGCGCCGCATCGCGGCCACTCTCAAGATCTGCGGCTGCCTGGACCGCTTCCTGGAAGATTATTCGGACGACGGCGCCTGCGAGGAAGGACCCGGCTACTGGACGGTGTCCGCCGGCCCCTATCTGGACAGCCTGATGGCGCTCGAGGGCGCGCTGGGCGGCGGCGCCGCTCTCGCGGACGACCCGTTCGTACGCCGCATGGGGCACTACGTGCTGGACGTACACGTGGCGGGCGACTGGTTCGTAAACTACGGCGACGCGCATGCGAAGGTCCGTCATTCGCCGCCGCTGCTGCACCGCTTCGGCCGCGCCACCGGCGACGGCGAACTGGCCGCGTTCGGCGCGTTCCGGGCGCCCGCGCGCGGCATCGTGCTCTCCGACCAGGGCCGGCTCGCGCGCGACGTGGCCGACGTGCTGGAGGTCGCGCGGATGCGCGCCACGAAGGGCCGGGATGCGCTGCAGCGCGCGGCGTGGTATCCGGCCCTGGGCCTGATGACGACCCGGACGCAGGCCGGCTCCGCGCAGGGATTCTTCCTCGCCGTGCAGACGGCGTCGAATGCGCGCAGCCATGGCCACCACGACTCCGGCAGCTTCATCGTCTTTCACGACGGCCTGCCCGTGTTCGTCGATCCGGGCGTGGAAGCCTATACCGCGCAGACGTTCGGCCGCGATCGCTACACCATCTGGACCATGCAGTCGGGCTTTCACAACCTGCCGCTCGTCGGCGGCGGGATGCAGCGGGGCCGCGACGCGCGCGACCGGGCGGGCCGGGTGCGCGTCGACGACGACGGCAAGGAGACCGGCATGACGATGGACCTGGCCACGGCATACGGTCCGGAGGCCGGCATCGAGGCCTGGGAGCGCCGCGTCGCGCTGGACCGCGGCGCCGGCGCGGTGACGCTGCGCGAGACGTTCCGGCTGTCCCGCGCCGCCCCCGTGACGCTCGTCTTCATGACGCCGCGCCGGCCCGACGCGGCGCTTGCGGGCATCGTGGCGCTGCCCGTGGCCGGCGGCCGGACCGTGCGCCTGCAGTTCGACGCGCGCGCGTTGGGGGCAAGCGTCGAGCCGCTGCCGCTGGCGGACGCGGGCCTGAAACACGAATGGGGCGCCACGCTGTACCGCGTCAAGCTGGCGTCCACGCAGCCGCTTTCCGCGGGCGACCTGGCCGTAACGATAGCGATATGA
- a CDS encoding glycoside hydrolase family 88/105 protein, whose translation MNKRVMAGILAGGLLLGGCADMPNHRAAAPAQERHPAVPTRAEALAVIDKVNGYWQRATPATEWSFWNVAVYHTGNLAAYEVTGNEAYRQYSERWAEYNGWKGAKSDDKSQWKLTYGETDDHVLFGDWQVCFQSYLDLYRLGPQDPRRVARAREVMGYEIGTDRVDYWWWADGLYMVMPVMTKMYKLTGDRRYLDKMVAYFQYANGLMYDADTHLYYRDARYVYPQHQSVNGRKDFWARGDGWVFAALAKVLADLPRTDPYRPMFEERFRAMAQTLKDIQRPEGYWTRSLIDPAHAPGPETSGTAFFTYGMLWGLNNGLLDRATYLPVAARGWDYLTHTAVQPDGKVGYVQPIGDRAIPGQVVDRDSTAHFGVGAVLLAASEMAKLAH comes from the coding sequence TTGAACAAGCGAGTGATGGCGGGCATCCTGGCCGGCGGCCTGCTGCTGGGCGGGTGTGCGGACATGCCGAACCACCGTGCGGCGGCGCCGGCGCAGGAACGACATCCCGCGGTCCCGACGCGCGCGGAAGCGCTGGCCGTCATCGACAAGGTGAACGGCTACTGGCAGCGCGCGACGCCGGCGACGGAATGGTCGTTCTGGAACGTGGCCGTGTACCACACGGGGAATCTGGCCGCGTACGAGGTCACCGGCAACGAGGCGTACCGGCAGTATTCCGAGCGCTGGGCAGAGTACAACGGCTGGAAGGGCGCGAAGTCCGACGACAAGTCGCAATGGAAGCTCACGTACGGCGAGACGGACGACCACGTGCTGTTCGGCGACTGGCAGGTGTGCTTCCAGAGCTATCTGGACCTGTACCGCCTGGGCCCGCAGGATCCGCGCCGGGTCGCCCGCGCGCGCGAGGTGATGGGCTACGAGATCGGCACCGACCGCGTCGATTACTGGTGGTGGGCGGACGGCCTGTACATGGTGATGCCCGTGATGACGAAGATGTACAAGCTGACGGGCGACCGGCGCTACCTCGACAAGATGGTCGCCTATTTCCAGTACGCGAACGGCTTGATGTACGACGCCGACACGCACCTGTATTACCGCGACGCCCGCTACGTCTACCCGCAGCACCAGAGCGTCAACGGCAGGAAGGACTTCTGGGCGCGGGGCGACGGCTGGGTGTTCGCCGCGCTGGCCAAGGTGCTGGCGGACCTGCCGCGCACCGACCCGTACCGCCCCATGTTCGAGGAACGCTTCCGCGCGATGGCGCAGACGCTGAAAGACATCCAGCGTCCGGAAGGCTACTGGACGCGCAGCCTGATCGACCCGGCCCACGCGCCGGGACCGGAAACGAGCGGCACGGCGTTCTTCACCTACGGCATGCTGTGGGGACTCAACAACGGTTTGCTGGACCGCGCAACCTATCTGCCCGTGGCCGCGCGCGGCTGGGATTACCTGACGCATACCGCCGTCCAGCCGGACGGCAAGGTAGGTTATGTGCAGCCGATCGGCGACCGCGCCATTCCCGGCCAGGTCGTGGACCGCGATTCGACCGCGCATTTCGGCGTGGGCGCCGTGCTGCTGGCGGCGTCCGAGATGGCGAAGCTCGCCCACTGA
- a CDS encoding MFS transporter: protein MLEDKSAYAAGSLRYTVAGLAIVVFWLLFGEFAIAFRDRSAIPGVMELLRQHHASDTMIAVLVSALPALLGCVLVPIVGFRSDRFRSRWGRRLPFLLGITPVAALALAALGNCTAFGRVTDRLLGTMSPGADACVLAWFCLFWTVFEGVALVTVALYAGLVNDIVPRTVLGRFYGAFRIVSLIAGILFNLWVFRLTEHHLREVFLGIGLFFGIACMLMCVRIKEGEYGPPAVDGQGPLTWRAMGRAYWRDCFADRYFLLVFLALTASELTFMPFNTFSQLYAESLGMEKAQLGKLLATSYALSIGLSSVIGWLVDRYSAASVTVWTMGLYLCVACGGFLAVQDLHSFAVVYVLHVVVAGTYYTAAASLPMVLFPRARFLQFDGAKRVLFSTSNIALSFLLGPMLDSTSHDYGLTLLAGALLALASVVTFRRLSRAARGRVGAASSA, encoded by the coding sequence ATGTTGGAAGACAAAAGCGCCTACGCCGCCGGTTCGTTGCGTTATACCGTGGCGGGCCTCGCCATCGTCGTGTTCTGGCTGTTGTTCGGCGAATTCGCCATCGCCTTCCGCGACCGCTCGGCTATCCCGGGCGTCATGGAATTGCTGCGGCAGCACCACGCCAGCGACACGATGATCGCCGTGCTCGTGTCGGCGCTGCCGGCGCTGCTCGGCTGCGTGCTCGTGCCCATCGTCGGCTTCCGCTCCGACCGCTTCCGCAGCCGCTGGGGGCGGCGCCTGCCGTTCCTGTTGGGGATCACGCCCGTCGCCGCGCTCGCGCTCGCCGCGCTGGGGAATTGCACGGCGTTCGGCCGCGTCACCGACCGCCTGCTGGGAACGATGTCGCCCGGCGCGGACGCGTGCGTGCTCGCGTGGTTCTGCCTGTTCTGGACCGTGTTCGAAGGCGTCGCGCTCGTCACGGTGGCCCTGTACGCGGGTCTCGTGAACGACATCGTGCCGCGCACGGTGCTCGGACGCTTCTACGGGGCTTTTCGCATCGTCAGCCTGATCGCCGGCATCCTGTTCAATCTCTGGGTCTTCCGCCTCACGGAACACCATCTGCGCGAAGTCTTCCTCGGCATCGGCCTGTTCTTCGGTATCGCCTGCATGCTGATGTGCGTGCGGATCAAGGAGGGCGAATACGGCCCGCCCGCGGTGGACGGCCAGGGTCCGCTGACGTGGCGCGCGATGGGCCGGGCCTACTGGCGCGATTGCTTCGCCGACCGTTACTTCCTCCTCGTGTTCCTCGCGCTGACGGCGTCCGAGCTGACGTTCATGCCGTTCAATACCTTCTCGCAGCTGTACGCGGAATCGCTGGGCATGGAGAAGGCGCAGCTGGGCAAGCTGCTGGCGACGTCCTACGCCCTGTCGATCGGCCTGTCGTCCGTGATCGGCTGGCTGGTCGACCGCTACAGCGCGGCCAGCGTCACGGTGTGGACGATGGGGCTGTACCTGTGCGTGGCGTGCGGCGGTTTCCTCGCCGTGCAAGACCTGCACAGTTTCGCCGTCGTCTACGTGCTGCACGTCGTCGTGGCGGGCACCTACTACACGGCGGCCGCGTCGCTGCCGATGGTGCTGTTCCCGCGCGCCCGCTTCCTGCAGTTCGACGGCGCCAAGCGCGTGCTGTTCTCCACGTCGAACATCGCGCTGAGTTTTCTGCTCGGCCCCATGCTCGATTCGACGAGCCACGATTACGGCCTGACCCTGCTGGCCGGGGCGCTGCTGGCGCTCGCCAGCGTCGTCACGTTCCGGCGGTTGTCGCGCGCCGCGCGCGGGAGGGTCGGCGCGGCGTCGTCGGCGTGA